In a single window of the Halomicroarcula saliterrae genome:
- a CDS encoding nitric oxide synthase oxygenase translates to MYNVRDHYDRETLLEEAESFVRECYAELDKEGEIDDRVAEIRAEVRERGHYDHTYEELEHGAKMAWRNSNRCVGRLFWDRLEVVDERGLETPEEIHEACCRHIRQGRNDGDIVPTITLFKPQIRGETQVRIWNYELLRYAGYETENGVVGDPAETEFTNYCLSRGWEPDRTEFDILPHVIQVGEDEPAMFDVPDSVVEEVELTHPDYEWFGDLGLKWYDVPIVSNMCLEIGGIRYTAAPFNGWYLSTEIGARNLTDRDRYDMLPEVARRLGLDTSEDRSLWKDEATLEIHRAVIHSFDEAGVRITDPHTVTDQFEQFERNENANGRDITGDWSWLIPPTNPATTQTFHTTFDEDVNTPNFFYQEDPDPMSG, encoded by the coding sequence ATGTACAATGTTCGGGACCACTACGATAGAGAGACGCTACTCGAAGAGGCGGAGTCCTTCGTCAGGGAGTGTTACGCGGAACTAGACAAGGAGGGAGAGATAGACGACCGGGTCGCCGAGATCAGAGCCGAAGTCCGAGAGCGAGGCCACTACGACCACACCTACGAGGAGCTCGAACACGGCGCAAAGATGGCGTGGCGCAACAGCAACCGGTGTGTGGGCCGCCTGTTCTGGGACAGGCTCGAAGTCGTCGACGAGCGCGGTCTGGAGACGCCCGAGGAGATACACGAGGCCTGCTGTCGGCACATCCGGCAGGGACGCAACGACGGCGATATCGTGCCGACGATAACGCTGTTCAAACCGCAGATCAGGGGGGAGACACAGGTCCGTATCTGGAACTACGAACTGCTCCGGTACGCGGGGTACGAAACCGAAAACGGGGTCGTCGGCGACCCCGCGGAGACCGAGTTCACGAACTACTGTCTCTCGCGGGGGTGGGAGCCGGACCGGACCGAGTTCGATATCCTCCCACACGTCATCCAGGTCGGCGAGGACGAACCCGCGATGTTCGACGTCCCCGACTCCGTCGTCGAGGAGGTCGAACTGACACACCCCGACTACGAGTGGTTCGGCGACCTCGGCCTGAAGTGGTACGACGTGCCGATAGTGTCGAACATGTGCCTGGAGATCGGAGGGATACGGTACACGGCAGCGCCGTTCAACGGCTGGTATCTCTCGACGGAGATCGGTGCACGCAATCTCACCGACAGGGACCGCTACGACATGCTCCCCGAGGTCGCACGGCGACTGGGGCTTGACACGAGCGAGGACCGTTCGCTGTGGAAAGACGAAGCGACCCTGGAGATACACCGCGCGGTCATCCACTCGTTCGACGAGGCAGGCGTGCGGATTACCGACCCGCACACAGTCACAGACCAGTTCGAACAGTTCGAGCGCAACGAGAACGCCAACGGGCGCGACATCACCGGCGACTGGTCGTGGTTGATACCACCGACCAACCCAGCGACGACCCAGACGTTCCACACCACCTTCGACGAAGACGTGAACACCCCGAACTTCTTCTATCAGGAGGACCCGGACCCGATGTCCGGGTGA
- a CDS encoding RAD55 family ATPase: MVNRLRTGIDVLDRKLDGGIPAGSIVALTAQPASQAELFLYELTATRGTLWLSLDRTAESVVASIEQTPANTGDPTVRHISGEAPLDNAGKLVSALPETSNLIVDPLDVLEAQEPHSRYRAFMNDLQNHIVNTGSLAILHCLDGHDVPMLRDTTEHFADVVFQLKTRTTGDEVENKLAIPKFRGGRAPNDIIKLDLVEQVSIDTSRDIA; this comes from the coding sequence ATGGTGAACCGGCTACGTACGGGCATCGACGTCCTCGACCGGAAGCTCGACGGTGGCATCCCGGCGGGGAGCATCGTCGCGCTGACGGCCCAGCCGGCGAGCCAGGCGGAGCTGTTCCTCTACGAACTCACCGCCACGCGCGGGACGCTGTGGCTCTCGCTCGACCGCACCGCCGAATCGGTCGTCGCCAGCATCGAGCAGACGCCGGCCAACACGGGCGACCCGACCGTCCGGCACATCTCCGGGGAAGCGCCACTCGACAACGCGGGCAAGCTGGTCTCCGCGCTCCCCGAGACCTCGAATCTCATCGTCGACCCGCTGGACGTACTGGAGGCCCAGGAGCCCCACTCCCGGTACCGGGCGTTCATGAACGACCTCCAGAACCACATCGTCAACACCGGGAGCCTCGCGATTTTGCACTGTCTCGACGGCCACGACGTCCCGATGTTGCGCGACACCACCGAACACTTCGCCGACGTCGTGTTCCAGCTCAAGACGCGCACGACCGGCGACGAGGTGGAGAACAAACTGGCCATACCGAAGTTCCGCGGCGGGCGCGCCCCCAACGACATCATCAAGCTCGACCTGGTCGAACAGGTCAGCATCGACACGAGTCGGGATATCGCCTGA
- a CDS encoding MinD/ParA family ATP-binding protein → MLAIAGGKGGCGKTTTAVGLARALASLGASPLVVDGDLDMPDLHHRTGVDRTPGVAAAVERPDPRTVAQPAGRFPGVDVLPCGGADTATAAALYERLADDTEPVLLDCPAGASADAVAPLRAADRTVVVSTPRERSLRDAAKTAAMARQLDAPPAAVVLVRSDGRTDPSALLNCREIVHIPELSEPALETEESAARHLQCAKSLFKRNI, encoded by the coding sequence ATGCTCGCAATCGCTGGGGGGAAGGGCGGCTGTGGGAAGACGACGACGGCAGTCGGGCTCGCGCGGGCGCTGGCATCGCTCGGAGCGAGCCCGCTCGTGGTCGACGGCGACCTCGACATGCCGGACCTGCACCACCGCACCGGCGTCGACCGGACGCCCGGCGTCGCCGCCGCGGTCGAACGCCCAGACCCCCGAACCGTCGCACAGCCCGCCGGTCGCTTCCCCGGAGTAGACGTGTTGCCCTGTGGCGGGGCCGACACCGCCACCGCGGCCGCGCTGTACGAGCGCCTCGCCGACGACACCGAGCCCGTCCTGCTCGACTGTCCGGCCGGGGCGAGTGCCGACGCGGTAGCGCCGCTGCGAGCGGCCGACCGCACGGTGGTCGTCTCGACGCCCCGCGAGCGGAGCCTCCGCGACGCGGCGAAGACGGCGGCGATGGCCCGCCAGCTCGACGCGCCACCGGCCGCCGTGGTACTGGTCCGCAGCGACGGCCGGACGGACCCGTCAGCGCTGCTGAACTGCCGGGAAATCGTCCATATTCCGGAGCTGTCGGAACCTGCACTCGAAACGGAGGAATCGGCGGCTCGGCACCTGCAGTGCGCGAAAAGCCTGTTCAAGCGGAATATTTAA
- the pyrB gene encoding aspartate carbamoyltransferase: protein MRHDHIISAKQLSRADIEAVLDHAADIAADPAAYADRHADTLLGLLFFEPSTRTKMSFTTAMKRLGGDIVDMGSVESSSVKKGESLADTVRVVEGYADALVLRHPMEGSAKMASEFVDVPLVNAGDGAGQHPTQTLLDLYTIRENAGFDDLTIGIMGDLKYGRTVHSLAHALTNVDAHQHFISPESLRLPRSVRYDLHQEGAEVREHTELESVLPELDVLYVTRIQRERFPDESEYRAVAGQYQIDSETLEAAKDDLTVMHPLPRVDEIAHDVDDTDYATYFEQAHNGVPVRMALLDMILGGEPA from the coding sequence ATGCGGCACGACCACATCATCAGCGCCAAACAGCTGTCGCGGGCCGACATCGAGGCGGTGCTCGACCACGCGGCCGACATCGCGGCGGACCCGGCTGCCTACGCCGACCGGCACGCCGACACGCTGTTGGGGCTGCTCTTTTTCGAGCCGAGCACGCGCACCAAGATGAGTTTCACCACGGCGATGAAACGGCTCGGCGGCGACATCGTCGACATGGGGTCGGTGGAGTCCTCGAGCGTCAAGAAAGGCGAGTCGCTGGCCGACACCGTCCGCGTCGTCGAGGGGTACGCCGACGCGCTGGTCCTGCGACACCCGATGGAGGGGTCGGCGAAGATGGCCAGCGAGTTCGTGGACGTGCCGCTGGTCAACGCCGGCGACGGCGCCGGCCAACACCCCACACAGACGCTGCTCGACCTCTACACCATCCGCGAGAACGCCGGCTTCGACGACCTCACCATCGGTATCATGGGCGACCTGAAGTACGGCCGGACAGTCCACTCGCTCGCTCACGCGCTGACCAACGTCGACGCCCACCAGCACTTCATCAGCCCGGAGTCGCTCCGGCTGCCCCGGTCGGTCCGCTACGACCTCCATCAGGAGGGCGCCGAGGTCCGGGAACACACCGAACTGGAGAGCGTGTTGCCCGAACTCGACGTGCTCTACGTCACGCGCATCCAGCGCGAGCGGTTCCCCGACGAGAGCGAGTACCGCGCCGTCGCCGGCCAGTACCAGATAGACAGCGAGACACTGGAAGCGGCGAAAGACGACCTGACCGTGATGCACCCGCTCCCGCGCGTGGACGAAATCGCCCACGACGTGGACGACACCGACTACGCGACCTACTTCGAGCAGGCCCACAACGGCGTCCCGGTGCGGATGGCGCTGCTCGATATGATTCTCGGCGGTGAACCAGCATGA
- the pyrI gene encoding aspartate carbamoyltransferase regulatory subunit, producing the protein MTDDQQLRVSKIRNGTVIDHITGGQALNVLAILGIDGTSGDSVSVAMNMPSDRLGKKDIVKVEGKELSQNEVDVLSLIAPAASINIVRDFEVVEKARVERPSMVEGVLECPNHNCISTEDEPVQSRFAVVDDGVRCEYCDTIIRDDLPAHILAE; encoded by the coding sequence ATGACCGACGACCAACAGCTCCGCGTCTCGAAGATCCGCAACGGCACCGTTATCGACCACATCACCGGCGGGCAGGCGCTGAACGTCCTCGCCATCCTCGGTATCGACGGGACCAGCGGCGACTCCGTCTCCGTCGCGATGAACATGCCCTCGGACCGGCTGGGCAAGAAAGACATCGTGAAAGTCGAGGGCAAGGAGCTCTCCCAGAACGAGGTCGACGTGCTGTCGCTCATCGCGCCCGCGGCCTCCATCAACATCGTGCGTGACTTCGAGGTCGTCGAGAAGGCCCGGGTCGAGCGCCCGTCGATGGTCGAAGGGGTACTGGAGTGTCCGAACCACAACTGCATCTCGACCGAGGACGAGCCGGTCCAGTCCCGGTTTGCCGTCGTCGACGACGGCGTGCGCTGTGAGTACTGCGACACCATCATCCGCGACGACCTCCCGGCGCACATCCTCGCGGAGTAG
- the mobA gene encoding molybdenum cofactor guanylyltransferase, whose protein sequence is MNATGVVVAGGRSTRFGDREKALAELDGRPMLAHVVATLSAVADSVVVNCRPDQRAAFADALAGYDTDIAWALDERPDEGPLAGLATALAAADTDRAVVLGCDMPLADAATLGTLLDRLGDHDAVVPRTDGGPEPLHAVYRVEPTLSAARATLGDGERSLRALLDGLDVNYVEETVPARSLTSIDTEARLRAVQTDGGAPE, encoded by the coding sequence ATGAACGCGACCGGCGTCGTCGTCGCCGGCGGCCGCTCCACCCGATTCGGTGACCGCGAGAAGGCCCTGGCGGAACTGGACGGGCGGCCGATGCTCGCCCACGTCGTCGCGACGCTTTCGGCCGTCGCCGACAGCGTCGTCGTCAACTGCCGGCCGGACCAGCGGGCCGCGTTCGCCGACGCACTGGCCGGCTACGACACCGATATCGCGTGGGCGCTGGACGAGCGTCCAGACGAAGGGCCGCTCGCGGGTCTGGCGACCGCGCTCGCGGCCGCCGACACCGACCGCGCGGTGGTGCTGGGGTGTGACATGCCGCTGGCCGACGCGGCCACACTGGGGACGCTGCTGGACCGACTCGGAGACCACGACGCCGTCGTCCCCCGGACCGACGGGGGCCCCGAACCGCTCCACGCGGTGTATCGGGTCGAACCGACGCTTTCGGCGGCGCGGGCGACGCTCGGGGACGGCGAGCGGAGTCTCCGGGCACTGCTCGACGGACTCGACGTGAACTACGTCGAGGAGACGGTTCCGGCGCGGTCGCTCACGAGCATCGATACGGAAGCGCGTCTGCGAGCGGTCCAGACCGATGGGGGCGCACCCGAGTGA
- a CDS encoding MogA/MoaB family molybdenum cofactor biosynthesis protein — protein MSDHDDHTHEADDHDDHHAHDEDAVAVAVVTVSSSRTLADDPGGDVIEAALTDAGHDVTARTLVDDDRVAIADAVTSALEGGADVVVTTGGTGLTADDVTVDALDPLFDREIPGFGELFRSVSFEEVGPMAMASRATAGVVADRLVFCLPGSENAARTGSEQLVAPAVGHLLGLVRR, from the coding sequence ATGAGCGACCACGACGACCACACACACGAAGCTGACGACCACGACGACCACCACGCACACGACGAAGACGCCGTCGCCGTCGCCGTCGTCACCGTCTCCTCCTCGCGAACGCTCGCGGACGACCCGGGCGGCGACGTCATCGAGGCGGCGCTGACCGACGCCGGCCACGATGTGACGGCGCGCACGCTGGTCGACGACGACCGGGTCGCTATCGCCGACGCCGTGACGAGCGCTCTCGAAGGGGGCGCCGACGTGGTCGTGACGACCGGCGGCACTGGCCTCACGGCCGACGACGTGACCGTCGACGCCCTCGACCCGCTGTTCGACCGCGAGATTCCCGGCTTCGGCGAGCTGTTCCGCTCCGTCTCCTTCGAGGAAGTCGGGCCGATGGCGATGGCCTCCCGGGCGACCGCCGGTGTCGTCGCGGACCGGCTCGTCTTCTGTCTCCCCGGGAGCGAGAACGCCGCCCGAACGGGGAGCGAGCAACTGGTCGCGCCCGCGGTCGGCCATCTGCTCGGACTCGTCAGACGTTGA
- the moaC gene encoding cyclic pyranopterin monophosphate synthase MoaC — MTEEFSHVDAEDDAQMVDVGEKADSRRRAVASGEIRLSDATLEAIAADEIGKGDVLTTARIGAIQAVKHTWETIPMCHQIPVTNVETDFEVGDAAVALTVAVETVGKTGCEMEALEGVTTGLNVVWDMVKASEKDDDGQYPTTAIEDVRVVEKSKSVPQE; from the coding sequence ATGACAGAGGAGTTCTCACATGTCGACGCCGAGGACGACGCACAGATGGTCGACGTCGGCGAGAAGGCCGACAGCCGGCGCCGGGCGGTCGCCAGCGGGGAGATACGGCTCTCCGACGCGACGCTCGAAGCCATCGCCGCCGACGAAATCGGGAAGGGCGACGTGTTGACGACGGCCCGAATCGGGGCGATTCAGGCCGTCAAACACACCTGGGAGACGATTCCGATGTGCCACCAGATTCCCGTCACGAACGTCGAGACCGACTTCGAGGTCGGGGACGCGGCCGTCGCACTCACCGTCGCGGTCGAGACGGTGGGGAAGACTGGCTGTGAGATGGAGGCACTGGAGGGTGTGACGACGGGGTTGAACGTCGTCTGGGATATGGTAAAAGCCAGCGAGAAAGACGACGACGGTCAGTACCCGACGACGGCTATCGAGGACGTCCGCGTCGTCGAGAAGTCGAAATCAGTGCCACAGGAGTAG
- a CDS encoding molybdopterin synthase, translating into MQVLGIVGHSDTGKTTLVERLVERCAGRVATVKHCSESPDVETDGKDTARHRAAGAAETVALTDDGEWFATGESRTLAETLDALAPDYDYAFVEGYSGSSLPKVVLGDREAADPVVHRADRGSEADLDAVLDALAERDPYITLETLVESVKRSPDEDRAGAIATFTGRVRAKESPEDRPTEHLEFERYDGVAQERMADLQRELEARDGVHAVRLHHKTGVVEAGEDIVFVVILAGHRGEAFAAVQDGINRLKDEVPLFKKEVTVDEEFWAHEREC; encoded by the coding sequence ATGCAGGTTCTGGGCATCGTGGGGCACTCCGACACCGGGAAGACGACGCTGGTCGAGCGGCTGGTCGAGCGGTGTGCGGGGCGCGTCGCCACGGTCAAACACTGTTCCGAATCGCCCGACGTAGAGACCGACGGGAAAGACACGGCGCGCCACCGGGCCGCGGGCGCGGCCGAGACGGTCGCACTGACCGACGACGGCGAGTGGTTTGCCACCGGCGAGTCCCGCACGCTCGCGGAGACGCTGGACGCGCTTGCGCCCGACTACGACTACGCCTTCGTCGAGGGGTACAGCGGGTCGTCGCTCCCGAAGGTGGTGCTCGGCGACCGCGAGGCCGCCGACCCCGTCGTCCACCGCGCCGACCGCGGGAGCGAGGCGGACCTCGACGCCGTCCTCGACGCGCTGGCCGAACGGGACCCCTACATTACGCTCGAAACGCTGGTCGAATCGGTCAAACGGTCCCCCGACGAGGACCGCGCGGGCGCTATCGCGACGTTCACCGGACGGGTGCGCGCGAAGGAGAGCCCCGAAGACCGGCCGACCGAACACCTGGAGTTCGAGCGCTACGACGGCGTCGCACAGGAGCGCATGGCCGACCTCCAGCGCGAACTCGAAGCCCGCGACGGCGTCCACGCGGTCCGGCTCCACCACAAGACCGGGGTCGTCGAGGCCGGCGAGGACATCGTCTTCGTGGTTATCCTCGCCGGCCACCGCGGCGAGGCCTTCGCTGCCGTGCAGGACGGCATCAACCGGCTCAAAGACGAAGTGCCGCTGTTCAAGAAAGAGGTGACCGTCGACGAGGAGTTCTGGGCCCACGAGCGGGAGTGTTAG
- a CDS encoding glycine zipper 2TM domain-containing protein, with product MRNRIKRAVSRAKYAATGGAVGGALGGLFSPKAASTGAGIGAFVGAMVGEKWAEAEPVVERAKESAKARAGDRLGSAES from the coding sequence ATGCGAAACCGAATCAAACGCGCAGTTAGCCGTGCCAAGTACGCAGCGACTGGCGGGGCTGTCGGCGGAGCCCTCGGCGGACTGTTCAGCCCGAAGGCCGCGAGCACTGGCGCCGGTATCGGGGCGTTCGTCGGCGCGATGGTCGGAGAGAAGTGGGCCGAGGCCGAGCCGGTCGTCGAGCGGGCCAAGGAGTCGGCGAAGGCCAGGGCCGGCGACCGCCTCGGGAGCGCGGAGAGCTGA
- a CDS encoding NUDIX hydrolase, translating to MTTVDDLWYLADVASQQAEQTYHDLVEEYDGFVEFTRHRRVQRPRFRTVAEDARDHGAPFGAHSLAFRPTGELLLVRHDGVDMWVLPGGELDPGETFSDAALRELREESGIEATIDGLGMLGRIEFYCDNNNTWGVLPVFEARAETTDIAVQDPDNEISEARWFDELPADTRDREEIQRWRERS from the coding sequence ATGACCACTGTCGACGACCTGTGGTATCTCGCCGACGTGGCCAGTCAGCAGGCCGAACAGACCTACCACGACCTGGTCGAGGAGTACGACGGGTTCGTGGAGTTCACCCGCCACCGGCGGGTACAGCGGCCCCGGTTTCGGACTGTCGCCGAGGACGCCCGGGACCACGGCGCGCCCTTCGGCGCACACTCGCTCGCCTTCCGGCCGACCGGCGAGCTCCTGCTGGTGCGCCACGACGGCGTCGACATGTGGGTGTTACCCGGCGGCGAGCTCGACCCGGGGGAGACGTTCAGCGACGCCGCGCTGCGCGAACTCCGGGAGGAGAGCGGCATCGAGGCCACCATCGACGGGCTGGGGATGCTCGGACGCATCGAGTTCTACTGCGACAACAACAACACGTGGGGGGTGCTCCCCGTCTTCGAGGCGCGGGCAGAGACGACTGATATCGCCGTACAGGACCCCGACAACGAGATAAGCGAGGCCCGCTGGTTCGACGAGCTACCGGCGGACACGCGCGACCGCGAGGAGATTCAGCGCTGGCGCGAGCGGTCGTAG
- a CDS encoding DUF1918 domain-containing protein, whose product MAFEEDDTVILHDEHSDYDGETGTITQVVDTMFGDANYTVSFEDGQEQGVPEDNLEASEE is encoded by the coding sequence ATGGCATTCGAAGAAGACGACACGGTCATTCTCCACGACGAGCACAGCGACTACGACGGTGAGACGGGGACCATCACGCAGGTGGTCGATACGATGTTCGGCGACGCGAACTACACCGTCTCCTTCGAGGACGGCCAGGAACAGGGCGTCCCCGAGGACAACCTCGAAGCCAGCGAGGAGTAA
- a CDS encoding RNA-binding protein — protein sequence MSSVPFHYVDLRAFCYATEDEKRVEAALRTYLPEEYDLDRAESEGHYGDRIVVYSARVENADDVRHVLSQVATLSDIDAVRAELDDRVDDNCSFFLTLDKQSAFRGSVERGDGLTLRAKVEAYPAKRENAVENARDLLAEL from the coding sequence GTGTCGTCGGTTCCGTTCCACTACGTCGACCTCCGCGCGTTCTGTTACGCGACGGAGGACGAGAAACGCGTCGAGGCGGCCCTCCGGACGTATCTCCCCGAGGAGTACGACCTCGACCGGGCGGAGAGCGAGGGCCACTACGGCGACCGCATCGTCGTCTACTCGGCGCGCGTCGAGAACGCCGACGACGTCCGCCACGTCCTCTCACAGGTTGCGACGCTCTCGGATATCGACGCGGTGCGTGCGGAACTGGACGACAGGGTCGACGACAACTGTTCGTTTTTCCTCACGCTGGACAAGCAGTCGGCCTTCCGCGGCTCGGTCGAGCGCGGCGACGGGCTGACGCTCCGCGCGAAGGTCGAGGCCTACCCGGCCAAACGCGAGAACGCCGTCGAGAACGCTCGGGACCTGCTCGCCGAACTGTGA
- a CDS encoding RNase P subunit p30 family protein codes for MYEAVHARPDGPSTVARQARTAADYGFDGVVVRNHGDAGTPDDIDAVADSLDVDVVEGVEIRADDPSQASGLVGNHRSKRTIVAVHGGDRALNRFAVENSAVDVLAHPMAGNGDFNHVLAKAAADNGVRIEFSLRSVVHESGGSRVRQLGALRKLRELVADADAPYVVSSDPRSHLEFRAPRELCALGEQIGFDADDIRAGLVEWGRLADRNRDRAGDSYVEPGVRLDEPE; via the coding sequence ATGTACGAGGCCGTTCACGCCCGTCCGGACGGCCCGAGCACGGTCGCGAGACAGGCACGGACGGCCGCGGACTACGGGTTCGACGGCGTCGTCGTCCGCAACCACGGCGACGCGGGGACGCCCGACGATATCGACGCCGTCGCCGACAGCCTCGACGTGGACGTGGTCGAGGGCGTCGAGATTCGAGCCGACGACCCCTCCCAGGCCAGCGGGCTCGTGGGCAACCACCGCTCGAAGCGGACCATCGTCGCCGTCCACGGCGGGGACAGAGCGCTCAACCGGTTCGCCGTCGAGAACTCCGCCGTCGACGTACTCGCACACCCGATGGCCGGAAACGGGGATTTCAACCACGTGCTGGCGAAGGCCGCCGCCGACAACGGCGTCCGTATCGAGTTCTCGCTCCGGTCGGTCGTCCACGAGAGCGGCGGCAGCCGCGTGCGCCAGCTCGGTGCCCTCCGGAAGCTCCGGGAGCTCGTCGCCGATGCGGACGCCCCGTACGTCGTCAGCTCGGACCCGCGGAGCCATCTGGAGTTCCGGGCGCCCCGGGAGCTGTGTGCGCTGGGCGAGCAGATCGGCTTCGACGCCGACGACATCCGCGCGGGGCTGGTCGAGTGGGGCCGGCTGGCCGACCGCAACCGCGACCGGGCGGGCGATTCCTACGTCGAACCCGGCGTGAGGCTCGACGAACCGGAGTAG
- a CDS encoding Rpp14/Pop5 family protein, which produces MKHLPKHLQPRWRYLAVAIETWPDADLDRRSFQREAWYAAQNLLGDTGSAETDMTVVRFDHDDGLGHAIVRVRRGHTDQARAALACIDGVDGDPLGLRVSGTSGTVRACEEKYIRGPAKPPEQRHVVFDNRNRRAVARDGRVDVHTDGGFVGATDLDI; this is translated from the coding sequence GTGAAGCACCTCCCGAAACATCTCCAGCCCCGCTGGCGGTATCTCGCCGTGGCCATCGAGACGTGGCCCGACGCCGACCTCGACCGTCGCTCGTTCCAGCGCGAGGCGTGGTACGCGGCCCAGAATCTCCTCGGTGACACCGGCAGCGCCGAGACGGACATGACCGTCGTCAGGTTCGACCACGACGACGGCCTCGGCCACGCCATCGTCCGGGTCCGGCGCGGTCACACAGACCAAGCGAGAGCGGCGCTGGCCTGTATCGACGGCGTCGACGGTGACCCGCTCGGGCTCCGTGTCAGTGGCACAAGCGGGACCGTCCGTGCGTGTGAGGAAAAATATATACGCGGCCCGGCAAAACCACCGGAACAGAGACACGTCGTGTTCGACAACCGGAATCGGCGTGCCGTCGCTCGCGACGGGCGGGTGGACGTGCACACCGACGGCGGGTTCGTCGGCGCGACAGACCTCGACATCTAA
- the psmA gene encoding archaeal proteasome endopeptidase complex subunit alpha: MQGQNQQQAYDRGITIFSPDGRLYQVEYAREAVKRGTASIGIRTSDGVVLAVDKRIRSPLMERSSVEKIHKADDHIGIASAGHVADARQLIDFARRQAQVNHLRYGEPVGVETLTKEITDYIQQYTQVGGARPFGVALIIAGIANGEPRLYETDPSGTPYEWKALAVGADRGDIRDYLEEHYDETMTLDEGVDLALEALASVAEDGLAPEGIGIATIDVETEEFGELSDEVKKTHLEATDLLADGDAGDDADDADETDEE, from the coding sequence ATGCAGGGACAAAACCAACAGCAGGCGTACGACCGCGGGATAACTATCTTCTCTCCGGACGGGCGTCTCTATCAGGTCGAATACGCCCGCGAAGCGGTCAAACGCGGCACGGCGAGTATCGGCATTCGGACCAGCGACGGTGTCGTGCTGGCCGTGGACAAGCGCATCCGCTCGCCGCTGATGGAACGCTCCTCCGTGGAGAAAATCCACAAGGCGGACGACCACATCGGCATCGCCTCGGCCGGCCACGTCGCCGACGCCCGACAGCTCATCGACTTCGCCCGGCGGCAGGCACAGGTCAACCACCTGCGCTACGGCGAACCGGTCGGCGTCGAGACGCTCACGAAGGAGATTACCGACTACATCCAGCAGTACACGCAGGTCGGAGGGGCACGCCCCTTCGGCGTCGCGCTCATCATCGCCGGCATCGCCAACGGCGAACCGCGGCTGTACGAGACGGACCCGTCGGGGACGCCCTACGAGTGGAAGGCCCTCGCGGTGGGAGCCGACCGCGGCGACATCCGGGACTACCTCGAAGAGCACTACGACGAGACGATGACCCTCGACGAGGGCGTCGACCTCGCGCTCGAAGCGCTCGCTTCGGTCGCCGAGGACGGCCTCGCCCCGGAGGGTATCGGCATCGCGACCATCGACGTCGAGACGGAGGAGTTCGGCGAACTGAGCGACGAAGTGAAGAAAACGCATCTCGAAGCCACCGACCTGCTCGCCGACGGCGACGCCGGCGACGACGCCGACGACGCCGACGAAACCGACGAGGAGTAA